Proteins from a single region of Desulfobacter postgatei 2ac9:
- the htpX gene encoding zinc metalloprotease HtpX, with translation MANHFKTGMLLIMMTGLFLVLGYLLAGQTGMFIALIFAGAMNVFSYWYSDKVVLKMYRAQPLERSQAPGLFDTVARLARQAGLPMPKIYLIPESAPNAFATGRNPEHAVVAVTQGLMNMMNQDELEGVLAHELGHVKNRDILISTIVATLAGAIMWIASIARFSAFFGGRDDDEGGLGIIGVLVVSMVAPIAAMIVQMAVSRSREYLADATAASITGNPHGLASALSKLGGFSRSRTQVDASPATAHMFIVNPLTGKQMMNLFSTHPPIEDRVARLVGSQPRGRNFSGNFRQEDNNTHSSGTTMEDRSRSFWDNMS, from the coding sequence ATGGCAAATCACTTTAAGACCGGCATGCTGCTGATCATGATGACCGGTTTGTTTCTGGTGCTCGGATATCTTTTGGCAGGACAGACCGGCATGTTTATTGCCCTGATTTTTGCCGGCGCCATGAATGTTTTTAGTTATTGGTATTCCGACAAGGTGGTTTTAAAAATGTACCGGGCTCAGCCCCTGGAGCGCTCCCAGGCCCCGGGTCTGTTTGATACCGTGGCCCGTCTTGCCCGTCAGGCGGGTTTGCCCATGCCCAAGATTTATCTTATTCCCGAATCAGCGCCCAATGCTTTTGCCACGGGCCGGAACCCGGAACACGCTGTTGTCGCCGTGACCCAGGGGCTGATGAACATGATGAATCAGGATGAGCTTGAAGGGGTGCTGGCCCATGAGCTGGGCCATGTAAAAAACCGCGACATCCTTATTTCTACAATTGTGGCTACCCTGGCCGGAGCCATCATGTGGATTGCCTCGATTGCCAGGTTTTCAGCTTTTTTCGGCGGCAGAGATGATGACGAGGGCGGCCTTGGAATTATTGGCGTGCTTGTGGTCTCCATGGTGGCCCCCATTGCCGCAATGATCGTTCAGATGGCCGTGTCCAGATCCAGGGAATACCTGGCAGATGCAACGGCCGCAAGTATTACCGGAAATCCCCATGGCCTGGCATCAGCGTTGTCAAAGCTGGGGGGCTTCAGCCGCAGCCGGACTCAGGTTGATGCCAGCCCCGCAACCGCGCATATGTTTATTGTCAATCCCTTGACCGGAAAGCAGATGATGAATCTGTTCTCCACCCATCCGCCTATTGAAGACCGTGTGGCCCGGCTCGTGGGATCGCAACCCCGGGGCCGGAATTTTTCCGGCAATTTCCGTCAGGAAGACAACAATACCCATTCTTCCGGCACAACCATGGAGGACCGGAGTCGATCATTCTGGGACAACATGTCCTGA
- a CDS encoding Lrp/AsnC family transcriptional regulator: protein MTLVDGSLDELEIQIILALQEDARKSYKSIAKDLGVAEGTVSNRVNRLIQQGILKLEARVNPFAMSNKVAAILGINIKRSHHAKAVKEIMALSNVNAVWVSTGKYDIFVEVLADSIKELNVFIFEEGLSNIEGVEATETHIMLHSDSKFFKIAPS, encoded by the coding sequence ATGACATTGGTAGACGGGAGCCTGGATGAACTTGAAATTCAGATTATACTGGCACTTCAGGAAGATGCCCGCAAATCATATAAAAGTATTGCTAAAGACCTGGGTGTGGCCGAAGGCACAGTGAGCAACCGCGTCAACCGACTGATCCAGCAGGGCATTCTCAAGCTTGAAGCCCGGGTCAACCCCTTTGCCATGTCCAATAAAGTGGCGGCCATTCTCGGCATCAACATCAAGCGCAGCCACCATGCCAAGGCCGTTAAGGAAATCATGGCCCTCTCCAATGTCAACGCCGTATGGGTCTCCACAGGGAAATATGATATTTTTGTTGAGGTACTGGCCGATTCAATCAAGGAACTCAATGTTTTTATATTTGAAGAGGGGTTGAGCAATATTGAGGGGGTAGAGGCCACTGAAACGCATATCATGCTTCACTCGGATTCCAAATTTTTTAAAATCGCCCCGTCTTAA
- a CDS encoding isoamylase early set domain-containing protein, with the protein MFTKQYLKTKDVCRVRFKVRKKVIGTAETVNLVGDFNNWDEKAGAMKKLKNGDFSTVLDLEPERSYQFRYLVDDTRWINDESADIYLPSPFHGEDNSVITI; encoded by the coding sequence ATGTTTACAAAACAGTATCTTAAAACCAAAGATGTGTGCAGAGTCAGATTTAAAGTACGGAAAAAAGTGATTGGAACGGCAGAAACGGTGAATCTGGTTGGTGATTTCAACAATTGGGATGAAAAGGCCGGGGCCATGAAAAAACTCAAAAACGGTGATTTTTCTACGGTACTTGACCTTGAGCCGGAACGTTCCTACCAATTCCGTTATCTGGTGGATGATACCCGCTGGATCAATGATGAAAGCGCGGATATTTATCTGCCGTCTCCCTTTCATGGAGAAGACAACTCAGTTATCACGATATAG
- a CDS encoding glycogen/starch/alpha-glucan phosphorylase produces the protein MSYFDFSNFETSFNNYIKYILGKQFEHASKNDQLNAVSYAVGKYLIDISYDTQKRYQENDVKRLHYLSLEFLIGRLLNNNLLNLGIYKRCKRFLETKGIDLDLLVEEERDPALGNGGLGRLAACFLDSLACLNMPGFGYGINYDYGLFKQVIVNGYQKEKPDYWPNRRSPWLIRRTEERYMVPIYGRVEGSVDRDGEYNPTWTNWSLLIGRPHDILVAGFEGRTVNYLRLFTAEASEDFDIDIFNDGDYFKAVGRKIKSETISKILYPSDSKEVGKELRLVQEYFLVACSLKDIIRKYEMDHHTFDHFHNKVAIQLNDTHPALAVAELMRILVDEKGIQWETAWEITKKTLGYTNHTLLPEALETWPVTILERVVPRHMQLIYEINQRFLEYLTVRDPDITIESIAKMSIIQEGPVKQVRMANLAIIGSHSINGVARVHSDLVKTQLVPEFYRLWPERFNNKTNGVSPRRWIAACNPGLADFITEAIGRRWVGDLSRIWELETFENDPGFLDRLGEIKLANKEALATLIRKKLFLNVDPQSIFDIHAKRIHEYKRQLLNVIHIIHLYLSIKEDGKDIGHPRTFIFSGKAAPGYHFAKLIIKLIHSVANVINKDPDIHDMIKVAFLPDYRVTLAERIIPAADVSEQISTAGMEASGTGNMKFAMNGALTIGTLDGANIEIAEQVGGENIYIFGLTVDEVEAFRPNYEPKTFYDEDPDLKRVLKAIYSNLFCSDEPGIFKPVFSQLMGNGEHYLHLADFRSYVATQLKIGNDYKDRAKWLSMSLKNIARTGMFSSDRAIQEYADGIWGIRSFRG, from the coding sequence ATGTCATATTTTGATTTTTCAAATTTTGAGACCTCCTTTAATAATTACATTAAGTACATTCTGGGCAAGCAATTTGAGCATGCTTCAAAAAATGATCAGTTGAACGCCGTTTCCTATGCCGTTGGCAAGTACCTTATCGATATCAGTTATGATACGCAGAAGCGTTACCAGGAAAATGATGTCAAACGCCTGCATTACCTCTCTCTAGAATTTCTTATCGGCAGGCTTTTAAACAACAATCTGTTAAACTTAGGCATTTATAAGCGATGTAAAAGATTTCTTGAAACAAAGGGCATTGACCTTGATCTTTTGGTGGAGGAAGAACGGGACCCGGCTCTGGGAAATGGCGGCCTTGGGCGTCTGGCTGCTTGTTTTCTTGATTCTTTGGCCTGCCTGAATATGCCGGGATTTGGTTACGGGATCAACTATGATTACGGCTTGTTCAAACAAGTGATTGTTAACGGATACCAGAAGGAAAAACCCGATTACTGGCCCAACCGTAGGTCGCCCTGGCTGATTCGCAGAACAGAAGAGCGATATATGGTCCCCATTTACGGCCGGGTAGAGGGCAGTGTGGACAGAGACGGGGAATATAATCCCACATGGACGAACTGGTCCCTGCTTATTGGTCGCCCCCATGATATTCTGGTTGCCGGTTTCGAAGGCCGTACCGTTAATTATTTGCGGCTGTTCACGGCTGAGGCGTCCGAGGATTTTGATATCGATATTTTCAATGACGGGGACTATTTTAAAGCCGTGGGCCGGAAAATTAAATCCGAGACCATTTCCAAAATTCTTTATCCGTCGGATTCCAAAGAGGTGGGAAAAGAACTTAGGCTGGTCCAGGAGTATTTTCTTGTGGCCTGCTCCTTAAAGGATATTATCCGCAAGTATGAAATGGACCATCACACCTTTGACCATTTTCATAATAAAGTGGCCATTCAACTCAACGATACCCATCCGGCTCTGGCGGTGGCCGAATTGATGCGTATCCTGGTGGATGAAAAAGGCATACAATGGGAAACGGCCTGGGAGATCACTAAAAAAACCCTTGGGTATACCAACCACACCCTGCTGCCCGAAGCCCTGGAAACCTGGCCGGTGACTATCCTGGAGCGGGTGGTGCCCCGGCATATGCAGCTGATCTATGAAATCAACCAGCGCTTCCTGGAATATTTGACCGTGCGTGATCCTGATATCACTATTGAAAGCATTGCAAAGATGTCCATCATCCAGGAAGGCCCTGTCAAGCAGGTTCGCATGGCGAATCTTGCCATTATCGGCAGCCATTCGATAAATGGAGTGGCAAGGGTTCACTCCGATCTGGTCAAAACACAACTTGTTCCCGAATTTTACAGGTTGTGGCCGGAAAGATTCAACAATAAGACCAACGGGGTCTCTCCCAGGCGGTGGATCGCAGCCTGCAACCCCGGCCTTGCAGATTTTATCACCGAAGCCATCGGCCGCCGTTGGGTAGGGGACTTGTCGCGGATTTGGGAATTGGAAACCTTTGAAAATGATCCGGGATTCCTGGACCGGCTGGGTGAGATCAAGCTGGCCAACAAAGAGGCTTTGGCCACGTTAATTCGTAAAAAATTGTTCCTGAACGTGGATCCCCAATCCATTTTTGACATTCACGCCAAGCGGATTCATGAATACAAGCGCCAGCTGCTCAATGTGATTCATATCATTCATCTGTATCTTTCCATCAAGGAGGACGGTAAGGATATCGGGCATCCCCGGACCTTTATTTTTTCCGGTAAAGCAGCTCCTGGTTACCACTTTGCCAAACTGATCATCAAACTGATCCATTCGGTTGCCAACGTGATAAATAAGGACCCGGATATCCATGACATGATCAAGGTAGCCTTTCTGCCGGACTACCGGGTAACCCTGGCTGAAAGGATTATTCCGGCGGCAGACGTCAGCGAACAGATCTCCACCGCCGGCATGGAAGCCTCGGGAACGGGAAACATGAAATTTGCCATGAACGGTGCATTGACCATCGGGACCCTGGATGGGGCCAATATAGAGATTGCAGAACAGGTGGGGGGTGAGAATATCTATATTTTTGGCCTCACCGTAGACGAAGTGGAGGCATTTCGGCCAAATTATGAGCCCAAAACCTTTTACGATGAGGACCCGGACCTGAAACGGGTTCTCAAGGCGATTTATTCCAATCTGTTCTGTTCCGACGAACCCGGTATCTTCAAACCTGTTTTCAGCCAGCTCATGGGCAATGGGGAACATTATCTTCACCTGGCGGATTTCAGGTCCTATGTTGCAACCCAACTCAAGATAGGGAACGATTATAAAGACCGTGCCAAATGGCTCTCCATGTCTTTGAAAAATATTGCTCGCACCGGGATGTTTTCCAGTGATCGGGCTATTCAGGAATATGCGGACGGGATCTGGGGGATTCGTTCTTTTCGGGGGTAG